In Streptomyces sp. NBC_01551, one DNA window encodes the following:
- a CDS encoding prenyltransferase, with the protein MTSPGRTEHLVLDGVLTAEQAAQTVAGILAAQRPDGAIPWFRGHHLDPWDHTEAAMALDVAGEHEAAARAYEWLARHQNGDGSWYAAYADRPDGVDTAEPQDASRESNFVAYIAVGVWHHYLATGDDTFLDRMWPAVYAAVEFVLGLQQPGGEIGWKREPDGAPVTDALLTGSSSIHQALRCALAIADHREEPQPDWELAAGALGHAIRRHPERFLDKSHYSMDWYYPVLGGALTGPEAKARIEERWDEFVVADLGVRCVLPNPWVTGGESCELALALWAMGESDRALEILRSIGHLRAENGMYWTGYVFEDKAVWPVEQTTWTAGSLLLAVAALGGDEATTAVFGGLELPAGLEPDCCD; encoded by the coding sequence GTGACCTCGCCGGGGCGTACGGAACACCTGGTCCTGGACGGCGTACTGACCGCCGAGCAGGCGGCGCAGACGGTGGCGGGGATCCTCGCCGCGCAGCGGCCGGACGGGGCCATACCGTGGTTCCGCGGCCACCACCTGGACCCGTGGGACCACACCGAGGCCGCGATGGCCCTCGACGTCGCGGGCGAGCACGAGGCGGCCGCGCGCGCCTACGAGTGGCTCGCGCGGCACCAGAACGGCGACGGCTCCTGGTACGCGGCCTACGCCGACCGGCCGGACGGCGTGGACACCGCCGAGCCGCAGGACGCGAGCCGGGAGAGCAACTTCGTCGCGTACATCGCGGTCGGGGTCTGGCACCACTACCTCGCGACCGGTGACGACACCTTCCTCGACCGGATGTGGCCCGCCGTGTACGCGGCGGTCGAGTTCGTGCTGGGGCTCCAGCAGCCCGGCGGCGAGATCGGCTGGAAGCGCGAGCCGGACGGCGCGCCCGTCACCGACGCGCTGCTGACCGGGTCCTCCTCCATCCACCAGGCGCTGCGCTGCGCGTTGGCCATCGCCGATCACCGGGAGGAGCCGCAGCCGGACTGGGAGCTGGCGGCGGGCGCCCTCGGGCACGCGATCCGCCGCCACCCGGAGCGGTTCCTCGACAAGTCGCACTACTCGATGGACTGGTACTACCCGGTCCTGGGCGGGGCGCTGACCGGGCCGGAGGCCAAGGCGCGCATCGAGGAGCGCTGGGACGAGTTCGTCGTCGCGGACCTCGGGGTGCGCTGCGTCCTGCCCAACCCGTGGGTGACCGGCGGGGAGTCCTGCGAGCTGGCGCTCGCGCTGTGGGCGATGGGGGAGTCGGACCGGGCGCTGGAGATCCTGCGCTCGATCGGGCACCTGCGGGCCGAGAACGGCATGTACTGGACGGGGTACGTGTTCGAGGACAAGGCCGTCTGGCCGGTCGAGCAGACGACTTGGACGGCCGGCTCGCTGCTGCTGGCCGTCGCCGCCCTCGGCGGGGACGAGGCCACCACCGCGGTGTTCGGGGGCCTGGAACTCCCCGCGGGCCTGGAGCCCGACTGCTGCGACTGA
- a CDS encoding class I SAM-dependent methyltransferase, whose amino-acid sequence MLTVDFSRFPLAAGDRVLDLGCGAGRHAFECYRRGAQVVAVDRNGEEIREVAKWFAAMKEAGEAPAGATATAMEGDALALPFPDESFDVVIISEVMEHIPDDKGVLAEMVRVLKPGGRIAITVPRYGPEKICWALSDAYHEVEGGHIRIYKADELLGKMAAAGLKTYGTHHAHGLHSPYWWLKCAFGVDNDKALPVKAYHKLLVWDIMKKPLATRLAEQALNPVIGKSFVAYATKPHLPVSAAAQ is encoded by the coding sequence GTGCTGACCGTCGATTTCTCCCGGTTCCCGCTCGCCGCCGGCGACCGTGTACTCGATCTGGGCTGTGGCGCGGGCCGCCACGCCTTCGAGTGCTACCGGAGAGGCGCCCAGGTGGTCGCCGTCGACCGCAACGGCGAGGAGATCCGCGAGGTCGCCAAGTGGTTCGCCGCCATGAAGGAGGCCGGTGAGGCCCCGGCGGGCGCCACCGCCACCGCCATGGAGGGCGACGCGCTGGCGCTGCCCTTCCCCGACGAGTCCTTCGACGTCGTCATCATCTCCGAGGTGATGGAGCACATTCCCGACGACAAGGGCGTGCTCGCCGAGATGGTGCGCGTCCTGAAGCCCGGCGGGCGGATCGCCATCACCGTGCCGCGCTACGGCCCGGAGAAGATCTGCTGGGCGCTCAGCGACGCCTACCACGAGGTCGAGGGCGGCCACATCCGCATCTACAAGGCGGACGAGCTGCTCGGCAAGATGGCCGCCGCGGGCCTCAAGACGTACGGCACGCACCACGCGCACGGGCTGCACTCCCCGTACTGGTGGCTCAAGTGCGCCTTCGGCGTCGACAACGACAAGGCGCTGCCCGTCAAGGCGTACCACAAGCTCCTGGTCTGGGACATCATGAAGAAGCCCCTGGCCACGCGGCTCGCCGAGCAGGCCCTTAACCCGGTCATCGGCAAGAGCTTCGTGGCGTACGCGACGAAGCCCCACCTCCCGGTCAGCGCGGCCGCCCAGTGA